The following proteins are co-located in the Bos indicus isolate NIAB-ARS_2022 breed Sahiwal x Tharparkar chromosome 8, NIAB-ARS_B.indTharparkar_mat_pri_1.0, whole genome shotgun sequence genome:
- the LOC109562670 gene encoding interferon alpha-2-like, translated as MALLVSVLLALVMLCSSPTCSLGCELPSSHGNLESFTRWSQMERLPIVSCLRDRTDFRFPQTLVHGTRLEETEATAVVHELLQQTFQLFSTTGSSAGRDKSLLDRFLVGLDQQLEDLDTCLREGRTPEQSPLGSENSRLAVKSYFQRISVYLKEKEYSHCAWEVVSVEIRRCLVFANELIGKLRK; from the coding sequence ATGGCCCTCCTCGTCTCTGTGCTGCTGGCCCTGGTGATGCTCTGCTCCAGCCCCACGTGCTCCCTGGGCTGTGAGCTGCCTTCGAGCCACGGCAATCTGGAAAGCTTCACACGTTGGAGTCAGATGGAGAGACTGCCCATTGTGTCCTGTCTGAGGGACAGGACTGACTTCAGATTTCCTCAGACCCTGGTGCATGGGACCAGGCTTGAGGAGACAGAAGCCACAGCTGTTGTGCACGAGTTGCTCCAGCAGACCTTCCAGCTCTTCAGCACCACGGGCTCTTCTGCAGGTCGGGACAAGAGCCTCCTGGACAGATTCCTCGTGGGACTTGATCAGCAGTTGGAGGACCTGGACACGTGtctgagggagggaaggacacCAGAACAGTCACCTCTAGGGAGTGAGAACTCCAGATTGGCTGTGAAGAGTTACTTCCAGCGAATCAGTGTGTATCTCAAAGAGAAAGAATACAGCCACTGTGCCTGGGAGGTTGTCAGTGTGGAAATCAGAAGGTGCTTGGTCTTTGCCAATGAGCTCAttggaaaactcaggaaataA
- the LOC109562671 gene encoding interferon beta-2-like, whose amino-acid sequence MTHRCLLPMVLLLCFSTTALSRSYSLLRFQQRRSLAVCQKLLWQLPSTSQHCLEARMDFQMPEEMKQEQQFRKEDAILVMYEMLQHIFGILTRDFSSTGWSETIIEDLLEELYGQINRLEPIQKEIMQKQNFTMGDTTVLHLRKYYFNLVQYLKSKEYNRCAWTVVRVQILRNFSFLMRLTDYLRD is encoded by the coding sequence ATGACCCACCGTTGCCTCCTCCCAATGGTTCTCCTGCTGTGTTTCTCCACCACAGCTCTTTCCAGGAGCTACAGCTTGCTTCGATTCCAACAAAGGCGGAGCCTTGCAGTGTGTCAGAAACTCCTGTGGCAGTTACCTTCAACTTCTCAACATTGCCTCGAGGCCAGGATGGACTTCCAGATGCCTGAGGAGATGAAGCAAGAACAGCAGTTCCGGAAGGAAGATGCCATATTGGTCATGTATGAGATGCTCCAGCACATCTTCGGCATTCTCAccagagacttctccagcactggCTGGTCTGAGACCATCATCGAGGACCTCCTTGAGGAACTCTATGGGCAGATAAATCGTCTGGAgccaatccaaaaggaaataatgCAGAAGCAAAATTTCACTATGGGAGACACAACTGTTCTTCACCTGAGGAAATATTACTTCAACCTCGTGCAGTACCTGAAGTCCAAGGAGTACAACAGGTGTGCCTGGACAGTCGTGCGAGTGCAAATACTCAGGAACTTTTCTTTCCTGATGAGACTAACAGATTACCTCCGTGACTGA